A segment of the Coffea arabica cultivar ET-39 chromosome 8c, Coffea Arabica ET-39 HiFi, whole genome shotgun sequence genome:
AGTCTAATACTTATGCTTACCAAGCGAGTTTAAAAAGTTGCCCTGCACGAGATTTTATTTGCTGGTTTTGATTAGGTGATGGACTAATTCCAAATGAATTTATTGCCAACCAAGCTAATTTATGTTTTGTATCTTACTAAGTGGCTGAGATGATAGCCAGCTGCAAACAGGAATTCTAAGTCCTGCTTTCCTCGACAGCAAATAAGATGTCAAGGCTTCTACATCAAGGCCTGATTTTGGAAGGGCTAAATCCGACATTGTCTTCTATTAATTTGCTCTCATATGATTattcttatcaaaattttgtGTTTAGGCTTTGTGTCGTTATATAATGCTACCCTGTAAATATTAAGGTGTTTAACGACTTGACTTATTGACCCCCTAAAAATTAGGTTTTTTGAATGAGTGGACCTGTCTTCCGATCCAACTCCAAGATCACAGAGTTACTTAACAGTAATGAGTATGGTATTAATCGATCTATACATAATTCAATTGCGTCCCATGCACGACCTAAAAAGGGTTCCGTTACCATGCAAGAAAATTACGTTAATTTTCTCTATCAATTAAACCCACCATGCAGGTTCGCAACTTGAACAATTATCCAAAGTAGAAAATTTAGTCTCAAGCTGATCGGCAAAGTAATTTTGTGCTTAAAGCTGAAGATGCTTAGCTGTATATGTAGGATAAACTTAATTACTTGAAACCAATGTAATGCTAATGAACATTTTTTCATGCCTAAGGTAATTATCCTAGTACTTGGATTTGGCTAAAAGTCTTATTGTCTTTTCCTTTCAAAAAAGCATCAATTTCTGGCTACGGTCCCGAGATGCAGATGGAATTCAAGTAGAAATTCAATAAGAAAAGATAGGGCTGGTTTAAGCACGCACCTCAACAAGCTAGCGCATGGTGCGATGCTCGGGTTGTCCTGCTGAATGAAGGAAGCTTTTTCTTAACTGTGGCTGAATTGGGGGTTCCGCAGGATTGATAATGGCATAACCAGAACAAGAATAGGGGAGAAGAAAAAATCAGAACACGCTGAGCAGCACAGAAAAAATCTatacaaaaaagaaatagaccATATTTTTTCACCTtatatttagtattttttttatagatGTAGCTCGAAGAAGAAAATCCTCTTTCGTAAGATGTCAGTTTGATTCATAACAGATTGATAAACTTGTAAGtcatattttgtttatttgtgTTCCTATGGTACTAATTTAATTGGAGATTGATTCATAAAAGATTGATAAACTTGCGAGAATCATGAATGATTAAAGAAGTACTAGATGAGATACTGCTAAGGGCAATTATACTTAATAATTCATCTCCCTATTGTGTTTTATTACGGTAATTTCATGCGGGGTATAATAAAAGTACAATAGGGTTAAGCATTATAGCATTAATCAAGCATCATTTCTAATCGCGGCGTTCAAATTTTCGCGCCCAGACATGTTTTCCATTGATCTTGAACTTGGCAATTGGTCCTTTGCCAAGAACACGATCAATGGTTTTAATGTTACGAACCACCAGACGAGCATACAAGGATTGATCAGGTGAATCAGGTGATGGCTCCATGCTGACGCTTTCCACACAGTTATCTCCATAGTAAGAAGCAAAGAGTTCTCTAACTTCAGTTTCTGTGACAGGATAGCCTCGCGAAAATGTTAAGAAAATAGTCCTATCGTCTTCCGGCGCTTCGATGTTCAAGCCCCAGCCCCATATGCCTTCGCAGGGGAAAACATAATCAGGGGCCCTAGGAATGATGGCTAGTGATCCAAAGGTGGGGTGAGGGAATCCAGGGATGATAAGAGGATAATTAAAGTTTGCTTGCGAAGGGTAGAATTGCGCTAAGATgtctgcgaaagcatttgcacAAACATGGTTGAGAAAGGCCTTTATCCCACATATCATGGTGAACTTATTTTCATAAAACAGTCTTAGGGAGAGCCTTTTTTCCACAATCATAGACGTGAGAGGAAGTTCTCTGCTGCGATTGCGAAGCGCAGGGGGTGTCCCGAGTTCGAGACAGTTCAAGCATTGGACAGCTTCCTCGGCTACATCATTCAGAGTAGGATTGGATAATCTGGTAAGTTTCCTCGTAATGCAAGAGCCAAAGTTCATATCTTCAAGACACAGCCAAAAGGCCATGACCAAGAGAGATTGTGCTGGATCTCTAGTGAGGAACATCACCAGCCGGGTGAAAATTCTTCTGTCAATGGAGTAAAAGGTGTACACATCACTGAGAGTAGGTGCAGTCGTTGccattcttcctttttttttttttttgtgctaatAATAATGTCTCTGTGGTTGGGGCTCTGATCTATAGTACTGAGAAGCACACATTTTATAGGATGAGCAGAAGATGTCCTGAGTTAATTATTACATTCGGTTGTAATGAAGTCACTCCTATCTGTATTCAATTCACAATCTGCAGTGGTTTTTAAAGCAATCCCCAATATGTGAATcccctatatatatatcttctgttttacaaactcaaaacaatatCTTATGGACCAACTTTATTAAGTACTAATTTTCTTGATAACCTGCCATAATGAGAATAGACTTAAATCTTGCAGCATTTTGTCTTTCCACTAATTGGATAGCTTAGGTGGTgcttttttcatgaaaaatgataGAAACTCCCCCTTTTtcttagaaaacaaaaaaaaaatggacagTGCTAAATATGAAGATTGTTAGTTATTAAGTCTACTAAGAATGTTGTCGGTGCTACATGCAATGCAATTCCAAGCCATTGTAGCTAAAGATCACCAGGCTCCTTATCTCTTGCTCCTATTCAGCACtaacaagttgatttcatgctAAATTTTTTTGGATGCTTGCGTATATAATATGCGGTTTAATAACAATATTTCCTATGATACCACTGAATTGATATGTACATACAACAGATATTATCGGTGACATCGGCAGGACAAATATGGATAgaaattaattgaatatcaataCGACACCAGAGCATTAATTAGAACATACAAGGAAATTTTGGCTTCAGACAAATTATTTTGGAGTGATGTTATAAATATGCCGTTACTGTTAAATGTAAATAAAATACATCATtgtttttagggataatttcagaaacctcaaggatTTTGGAGTGATGTTATAAATATGCCGTTACTGTTAAATGTAAATAAAATACATTATtgtttttagggataatttcagaaacctcccttgaggtttctgacaatttcactgccCTCTCtcgaaattttgaaaatatcacTTATCTCCCCTATAAGCCATTTGGGGCCAAATGCTTACCTCATGGATGGTTAAATGACTTTACTATCCTTACAACTTTAAAAACATTACGTATTTGTATGGAGAGAAACAATTGAGTCACTTGTACAAAATTAACCATGAtttgaaatataaaaaattttaaaatcttgAATACTTAAATTTTATAATGATGATtgttaacattttaaaattctttttctgtATTTTAGTAGTTCTTGTACTTTCTTTCTCcctaaaaaagattaaaattcctattgaaatattattatttcataaatatttCATAAAAATAACAAGATGAATAtgaaaaatacacaaaaaaagaGGGTAAAGTATTAAAATCTGCTTGCAATTagattttattaagttatgTATAAAATTTAATTGCACATAATCTAGTCTTTCCTTTCTATTCCAAAATATTtggtgtttcttttcttttttttacacgtaatccaaacaagatggatagaaaaaaaatttctactttgatttatttgcttttccATTAAAATCATACCCTTTTGATTAATCTAAACATTgttttttaattacaaatgatTGAAATTTCTTGTTAATCATGTGAAATAATGGACCCGGtaagttaaagaaataattaaaaaagcataacatattttatattttttatcatTAGTCATCTATtgtgatttttatttttgaagggCCATACTTTGTTTTGTTCAATTCCTGTTCAaaatctttcaaattttgatacTAAGAGTTTAGGAATTTTATGTGTCTTGAATCCAAATTAACAAGTTTTTCTCTCCAATACTTTGATTTTGCGATTTTATGCAGTTCGATGAAAAATAGTCATTGTTACTAATTCTATTATACTCATGCTAGAGTTtagtatttattttctatttttaaattaatatttccttTTGATTCTAAATCAACCAACTAGTAGTAATAAGTTAAGGGGTACTTTTGGTACAAAATATTCTTCTCACTCTtgtaatcatttttttattgttgatttttttgACTTGGGCTAAATTGTTATAAGAACATTAGTTTTAAGGGAGcttagtgatatttttaaaacctgaGGGAAGGACCATGAAAAtatcagaaatctcaggggatgtttttgaaattattccttGTTTTTAAGAGATACAATCAATCCATTGGGCCCTCAATTAATTGGTGTGATGCCTCTAGAGTACAATGAATCAGGGGCCTGTGATTTTTTCTCTAGGACTTGCCATGTAAAGACATGTAACTGATGGACTAAAATCAAGACCTTTCAGATAGGGGGAAGACCTCACTAAGTAAAATATGCAAAATCGAAAAAAGTAATTGATAATAATCGATGTTAAAACAGGTTACTACTTTCCTTGTCAAGATTATTAGTTAGTTGAATGTGAAGTATTATTTTTTATGGTTTTTTAACAGGtgcccaaattttttttataggtTTTTCTAACGACTATTTATTGGAATTCGTTAACACATTTAAATTTTACCTAACCtatcatatatatacatatactaataattattacccTCAATttcatttatatacttttcttgtttaatcttaTCCACCCTCCCtcgtatttatttactttttctaattattctatatttctaaaattatgacACCTGAAATATATCTAAATGAGTGTTCATTGGGCACCCATTTTTATCaatgatgatttggaatgaACTTCCAAATATTTGCCCCTTTTTTTTAGGAACAGGAAACAATCTGTCTACAtatttacaaaaatttcaaTAGTTCAAGCTACATTATGATACTGGGTCTTGTGGAAGATGACTGCAATAGCCAACCTGAATCAGCACTTCCTAACATGATAAATATTTCGAACTAATCTCAATGTCAAAGTTGAGAAGGTCCTTATTAATCTCTAAGAGTAACCTGCTCAGGATTTTCAAACGCAAATATGCTTGTATTACTACTGGCTCTAGGAATAAGTGACAAGTGAAATGTTTTGCTTCTGTACATATCATATTGTTCAAACACATTTTAACAAGATATTGCAGTAGAGAGAAAGAATGTCATCAATGGGACAAGACCCAAGAGGTTATTAATCAGCACACGGTTTTAAGTCAGAACTATCCACCATTACATTGATTAGAAGTTAGAACCATAGTCATTAAACACGTCCCGGGAGGAATCCGGAGAAAGGGTAGGTCAACGAGTTACTGGTTCAATTAGGATGAGTGATCTAACATGTGGATCACTAAATGcatttaaatattatgtttcATAATTTTTGATATGGTTAAACCCATAATTAACTATGCCATAGTAAATGCTCAATTAGTCTAATTTATTATAGaatcattaattcttataagaattaacaaaacctaaatttaattagtaatccacccaagtataaaattttatctaagtgtaattatctagtttatttatgaattttaagtacAAAAGGTTATTAGGAACAATATTTGCCTTAAAATAAATTGTGTGacatgttattttttaaatccatttcaTAATTTATAGAGTTTGGGAAATAATAAAagttattaaaagattccaaataaattttgttttggagaaataaaataagaataaaagtctaaaatataatataagaaaTACTAAACAACTAACAAATAGGTTGTTAGTCAAATGGTGATTGCACTTACTTGTACACATGAGGTCTTAATCACTTTAgcatcttttcaaaatttttcccaTAACATGTAAATTTGAGTTCCGATTCACCAGATTGACTTGTTAAACTACTGGTCCGTTAACAGGTCAACGGTTTAATTGTATAAACGATCTAGCTCGGCCCAATTGTTGGTTCACTAGGTTGAGCGGTTCAACTCAGTTCAATTGTCGATTCACTGAGTTGATCGATTGAACCGCCTAGCCCTGCTGGGTTTAATAACAATGTTTAGAACATTGGGTGATTTTAGATTTTGATCTTTGTTGGATAAAAATTGAGTGAAATTgcatcaagaaattgaagtctTCCATTCCCCATTTAGTGAAGCTGATTTCATGTATATACCAGGATTATTACTGAACCAGAGGCCTAATTTGTCACTAGGATCAACCGTCTAACATAATGTGGTTAGAGGACATAAATTTTCCTCTCCCTAGTTGAGAGCAGACTTCATAGACGCCGCTCCTAACTTTGCAAAATTGTCTTTTTGCGGCTAATGCAAGTGCGGGCTTGAGGTTGTGTAGGAATCAATGTCTCTCTGCTAATGCAAATTCGGTATTCCACATGGAAAAGAATTACATATAAATAAGTTCGACGAATGCAGAAGCCTGGGGATGTTGAAGAATCATTGAAGTTAATTAGAAAAGGTTTTGAAACCTATAAAAATCAGTTAAAGAGCATACGGAATTTTCCTGAGTGACGATTTGCTAtattaaaataaagaaaaatgatcAGAGTTTAGCATATCATTCGTCAAGAATAAAGAAGTGTTTAATCTTGGTCAAATATTCGCATTTCAGAACTCTCAACTCTGCCCAAGTAGTGCTTACAACTCTGCTTGAAAGTTGGACCTAACGTGCTCCTCGTTGACTTGACTTACACGACAACCTAAAAATCCTGAAAATGGTACATTAGAATTTACCTATTTCCCTCTTTCTGAAGGCCATATCAGACTTCGGCGGTATTTCGTGTATATTTTCCCATTGAAAGAAGCCTGACATGGTCTCAAACGAGGCATGGAAGCCCGTATCCGTCCTATAACTAAGCCTAAAGGCCTGAATTCGTACAAGAAAGAGAGCGAGCTTTTGGTCAGAAAGACTGGGACGCCTGAAGGTAGAATTAGTCTGTGGTTCAGTAAGAAGATTGGTTAAGGTTGGGGGggcaaaaggaagaaaatgcatcGCATGTTTCCATTATGTACTTGTTGATGGTCTCATTTCCCCAGAACTGAGGTAGAAATGCTGTCAGAAGATGGAACTATTCATTGCAAAAACTCTGCATTCGGTTTTTTGTCACCTAAGAACACTGAATCAGAGGCTTCCCATCTTTCTATCGGGCTATCCCAATAGAAACAATATTGTTGGGAATACTTTAACCTGTTCAGGTTTAAATTGCATCTCAATACTTGCCAAGCCGCAGAAAACTGGCCTCAGGAGTAACTGACAGCTATGAGTGTGAAGCTTTTTGTCGACATGAGTGTTGAACATAAAATTTCGTTCTAACAAGGTTACTTTCAAGATAATTTGTAGTACGAAACAAGGATGTCCTCTACAGGGCTGAAATGAATAGATTATTAATTAGCATACCAATTTCGTGGAGACTTTCCACCATGACTTGAAGATGATGAAAAGGTACCATCCCAAACCAAGTAATTGCATTGTTATTCTTGAAGTACAAGATGCTTGGGAACCGAGTCCATTGTCAAGTTATTGTAGCTGATTTCAGGTTTTAACTAGTTTTTCACTTGGACCGATCATGTAATGCCATATTGTCAAAGGACACGCATTTGATGAACTATGATCTTCGACTAGGAGAATACTTCAAAATGGGATCGAGAAGAAATGCAAATcgatatttttgtcaaaaaggtTACTTAAGTCAATGTAGAAGTTTAATATGAAGTTAAATTCAGAAAACTATAGAGCAAACAGGTTGATGAAGAGGTTAGGGGAGGTGAGTTACTATTGTAAATCATCACTTTCAAGCACTAATAACATCCCAGAAATTGACAATCTCatttttcttgttcattttttatttgataaacTTGTAATCAAATGAGTTCCCGCATTCCCCGAATAAAAGTGAAGTGAGAACTTTGCAGCACTAGGGGTATTGCCAAAAGATAAAACAAACAAtatatgggaaaaaaaaaaggagagcaaAACACTAATTTAGTCCCTTAACTATTTTGCTAAAGCCAAAATAGCCCTTGAACTTTATTTCGAGCCAGTTTAGTCCCTCAACTATTTTAATAAAGTTGAAATAGTCCATGGTTATTATAATGAGTCAATTTAGTCCCATGGTTATTTTACTTAAGCCGGAATAGTCTCTTAACTACACTTACATGGCCAGTTTGGTCCTCGTTTAGATAATTTGCCCAATTTATCAACTTTTTGCACCAGCGACCAAGGACAAAATAGAAAATCCAGTCATAATCCTTATTAAAACTATAGAAAAACAAATATtctaaaagaaattagcaacaaAACTGAATCATACGGAAAgcacaaaaaaaattaagcttttcgttttttttttttacttaaaagAGTAATCATAATGTTAGCACATTTTGTCCAACTTTTTTGCATACTCCAATTTgtgtaatttttccttttctccgtTTTATGGATTGAAATGGatttatgtgatttttttttctttgcattagttccATTTTTTTACTCCACAAAAAGTTCCATTTTATTTTTGCGCTTTATATGATTCAATTCCGTTATCAATCTCTTGACAAATAtttgtttttctcttgttttaatATGGGTAATTACTAGATTCCTATTCCACCCCTACGCGACGATGTAAAAAGTTGATAAATTAGGCAGATTAAATAAAATAGGACCAAACTGGCCATATAAATATAGTTCAGGGACTATTTTGGTTTGAGTAAAAtagttgagaaattaaattggCTCATAATAAAGTTTAAGGGCTATTTCAGATTTGCTAAAATAGTTGCAGGATTAAAATGACtcaaaataaagtttagggactattTTAACTTTTATAAAATAGTTAGAGGACTAAACTGGTGATTTGcttaagaaaaagtaaagaaaagaaatattcCAGTCAATATGATAAACTAGAAGCTCTAAGACATCCGAGACAAGGATTCAGTACAATTGTGCGATCCCCTCCAGTCGTTGTGCAGGTTTAAATTTTGTGTCTAAATAAATCATAAAGTTGTACTAAATATATGTCAAATATTTTATTCATATGCACcacaataatataatataattatacaCCAAATAATACAAAATATTACAACCACCGGAATACTATCAGACCCAAACCGCACTAGCTTCTCTCCCCAAGACATCGTCATGAAGCTGCGTCAAGCAGGGAACAAGAGGTGAAGTTGAGGAGGACTCCCCATAGGCATTTTTACAGATGGCATATGTCTTTGCTCTTGGAATAGCAGAGGTTATGTTTATTTGTTGCATTTTGATGTCAGTGCATCCTTTGCTCTCACTGCAGAACAATTGAATTGCTTTCTCGCTCGAAGAAGATCCGTTCACTCCCTGGTAGGTTACGTGGCTCACTTGCACAGCTGATGGTGAAGGCTACAGAGATTGAGAGAATGGAGGTCCATGTCAAAAATGATTACACAGGTTCCTCCTTCAAGAAGGATGAGATTAGAAAACTTGAAAGAAAATATATTTTACCTtatcttcacatttaaattCACCCTTGCAATAAAACTGGTCGATTATTATAGGGTTCTCCACGTCTTGAAGTGTGATATCCTCAAAGCTTATATTTCTGGCGTATCCAGAACCCCCCTATGTAACATTAAAAAAGGCCCTTAACCAAAATAGAAAGAGAGAGAATTCCATGAATGATGGGGGAAGGAGAGGGGGGGATGATGCTAAAGAGAAGCTGAAAGTAGTTCTCAGGTGACCCTGAGTGATCATTACCGGCCATGTCTTGATTCTTATACCATTCTGTGTTCCCTGGAAGTTGCATTTTGTTACATTTACTTGCTCCACCGTTGCATATGACCCATTCGCCCCCAAGCTCCCAACACTACAAAATTTGCCCCCCAAAAAGACACAGTTAGTTACCTTGTTGCTGAATCCATTAATAGTAGTTACTCGAAAAATTGGAGATATTAGATGATGATTTTCCACCTTATTCCGTGTCCAGGTCCGCATGAAACGTTCGTCATTTGTATGTCAGAACTGCCACTATTTATCGCAACACAGTCATCCCCTGTGCTTGTCATCAAGTAATATATTAGTGAGGAAAAGAAGGGATTCATGACTCATGAGATAAAAAGGAAACATGGAAAATAATATTTAAGCTACATTACCAGTTTGAATAATGGAGTCGGAAATTAAAACATGAGTGGATTCAGATACATCAATTCCATCAGTATTTGGACTGTTTTCAGGTGCAAGAATGTTGAGTCCAGATATAGATACGCCATTACActtattgatgcttatatggCTTTTGGGACTGTTGACATGATGAAGTCCCCTCAACTGAAGGCCGTCACATTTGTGGATGTGTAGAGCCTGCAAGACTCAAATAGCCTATCCTTAACAATTTATTCTCTGATCAATTCTACCTTAAATTTGACcccatttttctgttttgtaaaGGGTCCATCGGCAAcattcttttattcaagatacGAACATGAATTTTTCGAGTTCTCTAAGGTTATCTGAGACTAATACAATTTTCACGTGCGAAAGTAAGGATTGTCAATAATGGTCGTCATCTTATAAAATGGAATGCAATGATAAGTTTTAATTCCAAGGCATCTCACTCTCACCTTTGGTCGATTGCATCCTTGGTCGTTCTCCTGAAAAAAGTGTGAGATCTTTTGTCAACGTTGTTTAGAAAGAACTTAATACTAatgctgattcttcctcttatGTTGGATATATATGGTGCATCAATGAAAAGGATTGGTGAAACATACATTCTTGAGGATGCCAAGGCTAACATTTTTCCACCAGGGTGAACCCCGCCCATCAATCACCCCCGAACCTTCCAGGACCAGACCAGGTATGTCTGAAAAGTGAAGCCAACTATTTGATACGCAGCCTTTCCACGCATCAGTTTCATTGGGTGCCACAATTTTTCCCAAAACCTGGCCAAAAGAAGCGTTAAAGGATTACTAATAAACATGACAACTTCACATAAATGCTTGAGCCATTAACTTTTCTCGTACCTGAAAATGTACATTGGAAGAGTAGCAGGGGCCTTCAAAATTCACTGGGCTCAGTAGGAATGTCCTTCCTGCTGGAACTATGACGCTACTTGAACCTCCACCATTTGAACAAGCAGCTTCCCAAGCTTGTGAAAAAGCCTGACATAATGTTCAGATCAAACAATTTAAGCAAACATTTAGTTACAAATATGAGTCTAGATTCATGCCCCATGAACAAATGTCGATAAAATTTGGCATAGCTTTTAACAAACGTTGTATGAATCTAAATAGTAATGGTGTAAACTTTTGAGAACaccaaggaaacaaaaaagggaaagagaaaagaagtcTTAATCACTACCTCAGTGTCATCATGTATTCCATCTCCAATGGCACCAAATCCGGTAACATTAAAAACAGCAGCCAGGCCACCATCTAGATACGATGCAGCTATACAAACTATCAAGGATATGATTTGTAG
Coding sequences within it:
- the LOC113707038 gene encoding probable polygalacturonase At3g15720; translated protein: MDRNTTEFGLQIISLIVCIAASYLDGGLAAVFNVTGFGAIGDGIHDDTEAFSQAWEAACSNGGGSSSVIVPAGRTFLLSPVNFEGPCYSSNVHFQVLGKIVAPNETDAWKGCVSNSWLHFSDIPGLVLEGSGVIDGRGSPWWKNALHIHKCDGLQLRGLHHVNSPKSHISINKCNGVSISGLNILAPENSPNTDGIDVSESTHVLISDSIIQTGDDCVAINSGSSDIQMTNVSCGPGHGISVGSLGANGSYATVEQVNVTKCNFQGTQNGIRIKTWPGGSGYARNISFEDITLQDVENPIIIDQFYCKGEFKCEDKPSPSAVQVSHVTYQGVNGSSSSEKAIQLFCSESKGCTDIKMQQINITSAIPRAKTYAICKNAYGESSSTSPLVPCLTQLHDDVLGREASAVWV
- the LOC113707039 gene encoding uncharacterized protein is translated as MATTAPTLSDVYTFYSIDRRIFTRLVMFLTRDPAQSLLVMAFWLCLEDMNFGSCITRKLTRLSNPTLNDVAEEAVQCLNCLELGTPPALRNRSRELPLTSMIVEKRLSLRLFYENKFTMICGIKAFLNHVCANAFADILAQFYPSQANFNYPLIIPGFPHPTFGSLAIIPRAPDYVFPCEGIWGWGLNIEAPEDDRTIFLTFSRGYPVTETEVRELFASYYGDNCVESVSMEPSPDSPDQSLYARLVVRNIKTIDRVLGKGPIAKFKINGKHVWARKFERRD